In Chryseobacterium lactis, a single genomic region encodes these proteins:
- a CDS encoding TonB-dependent receptor yields MKKAFISAACLGTTIVFAQVKDTLLTKNVEEVVMTASRKKENIKEVPSSITVVAEKQIQSQLTVNSDITSILQYTVPSLGTNSGQTSNTGQTLRGRQVLVLIDGIPQSTPLRNGARDLRVIDPSALERVEVIKGASSIYGNGADGGIINYITKRSKTDKKISGISQIGLTGQPYGGTLGVRASQLLSGKVNKFDYTLSLAYERTGYMKDADGVYLSPTYSTAKMDNYNGMLKLGYDINDNQRVEVSYIGYSSRSNLNLGLGTGIYGQKPTIGEGEGKSLETTPQGTPKNHNIRVSYDNKNLFKGTSLNVNLYYQDFKTVYGYSDTFFNGGQSNVLSKKAGARFNFDTQLWNAANSQGEIIYGADILNDETVQKLEDGRFWTPNMNMTNIAPFLLVKIDLLKKLTIKGGLRYENIKVNVDDFNTLSVIKSDGTFTKSIPVAGGKLNYNALVGNIGIRYNIEPFINLFASFSQAYSINELGRILRTSTSETIKNLETKPIIVNNYELGATGQLSNWLNYELTSYVSTSKLGASFVQSPDRALMIQRSPEIVYGVEGFLHFTPARWIQFGGSYSWMEGITSIKDDGDYSAKINNSRITAPKVLAYIQAKPIPSLSLGIDMLHSFKQDRFTTNAKGLYAYGEGFVPDYTVFNFKSSYEVNHNWKVSLGVENVFNRLYQPSIAWWAARDSDYVNSPGARGTFMIEYKF; encoded by the coding sequence ATGAAAAAAGCGTTTATATCAGCTGCCTGTCTGGGAACAACTATTGTTTTCGCTCAGGTTAAAGATACGTTACTTACCAAGAATGTAGAAGAGGTTGTAATGACCGCTTCAAGAAAAAAAGAAAATATAAAAGAAGTACCCAGTTCAATTACGGTGGTTGCAGAAAAGCAGATTCAGTCGCAATTGACGGTCAATTCAGATATTACGAGCATCCTGCAATATACAGTTCCCAGTTTAGGAACAAACTCAGGACAAACCTCCAACACCGGACAAACATTAAGAGGTCGTCAGGTTTTAGTTTTAATTGACGGAATTCCCCAATCTACCCCACTTCGAAACGGAGCAAGAGACTTAAGAGTAATCGATCCTTCAGCACTTGAAAGAGTTGAAGTCATTAAAGGAGCCTCTTCTATCTATGGAAACGGTGCCGACGGTGGGATCATCAATTACATTACCAAAAGGAGCAAGACCGACAAAAAGATTTCCGGGATATCACAGATTGGACTTACCGGTCAGCCTTATGGGGGAACTTTAGGGGTAAGAGCCAGCCAGCTTTTATCCGGAAAAGTTAACAAATTTGATTATACCCTTTCATTGGCTTATGAAAGAACGGGATATATGAAAGACGCCGATGGTGTTTACCTAAGTCCGACTTACAGCACCGCGAAAATGGATAACTATAACGGAATGTTGAAGCTGGGCTATGATATTAACGACAATCAAAGAGTGGAAGTTTCCTATATAGGATATTCTTCAAGATCGAATTTAAATTTAGGTTTAGGGACAGGTATATACGGACAAAAGCCCACTATTGGTGAAGGAGAAGGCAAAAGTCTTGAAACAACCCCACAGGGAACGCCAAAGAATCATAATATCAGGGTGAGTTATGATAATAAAAATTTATTTAAAGGAACTTCCCTTAATGTTAATCTTTATTATCAGGATTTTAAAACCGTTTACGGCTACAGTGACACCTTCTTTAATGGAGGACAATCCAATGTTCTTTCGAAAAAAGCTGGTGCGAGATTTAATTTTGATACCCAGCTTTGGAATGCTGCCAATTCACAGGGCGAAATTATATATGGTGCCGATATCCTCAATGATGAAACCGTTCAAAAACTGGAAGATGGACGTTTCTGGACTCCCAACATGAATATGACCAATATTGCCCCTTTCCTTTTGGTAAAAATCGACTTACTTAAAAAGTTAACGATCAAGGGAGGACTCCGTTATGAAAATATCAAAGTAAATGTAGATGACTTCAATACACTTTCAGTCATTAAAAGCGACGGAACTTTTACAAAGAGTATTCCGGTAGCAGGAGGAAAACTTAATTACAACGCATTGGTAGGAAATATTGGTATCCGATATAATATTGAGCCATTTATCAACCTTTTCGCAAGCTTCTCACAGGCCTACTCTATTAATGAATTGGGAAGAATTTTAAGAACATCAACTTCTGAAACGATTAAAAATCTTGAAACAAAACCCATCATTGTCAATAATTATGAATTGGGAGCGACAGGACAACTTTCAAACTGGCTTAATTACGAATTGACTTCTTATGTAAGTACTTCCAAATTGGGAGCTTCATTTGTACAAAGCCCGGACAGAGCGTTAATGATCCAGAGATCTCCGGAAATAGTATACGGTGTGGAAGGGTTTTTACACTTTACGCCTGCCAGATGGATTCAGTTTGGTGGAAGCTACAGCTGGATGGAAGGCATTACTTCCATAAAGGATGACGGAGATTATTCAGCAAAAATCAACAACAGCAGAATCACCGCTCCTAAAGTACTTGCTTATATCCAGGCAAAGCCGATTCCTTCATTATCCCTGGGGATTGATATGCTTCATTCCTTCAAACAGGACAGGTTTACAACCAATGCGAAAGGGTTATATGCCTATGGAGAAGGTTTTGTACCTGATTATACCGTTTTTAATTTTAAATCAAGTTATGAGGTCAATCATAACTGGAAAGTTTCATTGGGTGTTGAAAATGTATTTAACAGATTGTATCAACCTTCTATTGCATGGTGGGCTGCGAGAGATAGTGATTACGTTAACTCACCGGGAGCAAGAGGAACCTTCATGATTGAATATAAATTTTAA
- a CDS encoding PepSY-associated TM helix domain-containing protein, producing the protein MKKKHHHKNKPGFFKKWSSKLHLWFGLGIGFLIFIISITGALYVFKDEVENLTRKDVIYHHEQNIEQKQILPIRVMEKAVAEQVKEKYPIHWVNVPIDKKMSYMFFWYEHNTKGWNYFDEFPVYKQAYVNPYTGKVLRVYDEKNGFFNIVKMIHWSFLLKQDWGTYVVGIPVIIFVIMLITGIVLWWPKNKAARKQRFSFKWKNIKSWKRKNYDLHNVLGFYASIFALIFSITGLFYAFFVVQAMIYVIFSGGETKYPDFSHIKTKAPIELRTEGTLDKIISTVKAKYPDSYGFAIDLGHEHMDDHEHPNFEVYVKHLSYSYHKSSSLIFDENSGELLHTHDPKDKNFGEKVVNANYDIHVGAILGLPTKIIAFIVSLICASLPVTGFMIWWGRRKKKPVKTA; encoded by the coding sequence ATGAAGAAAAAGCATCATCATAAAAACAAACCGGGATTTTTTAAAAAATGGTCTTCCAAATTACACCTGTGGTTTGGATTGGGAATCGGATTCCTGATCTTTATTATCTCCATTACCGGCGCGCTGTATGTCTTTAAAGATGAAGTAGAAAACCTCACACGAAAAGATGTGATCTACCATCATGAGCAAAATATTGAGCAGAAACAAATTCTTCCTATACGGGTGATGGAAAAAGCGGTTGCAGAACAGGTAAAGGAAAAATATCCTATCCACTGGGTAAATGTTCCTATTGACAAGAAAATGTCGTACATGTTCTTCTGGTATGAGCACAATACCAAAGGATGGAATTATTTCGATGAATTTCCGGTCTATAAACAGGCTTACGTAAATCCATACACCGGAAAGGTATTGAGAGTCTACGATGAAAAGAACGGTTTTTTCAATATTGTTAAAATGATTCACTGGAGTTTTCTTCTGAAGCAAGATTGGGGAACCTATGTGGTGGGAATACCGGTAATTATTTTCGTAATTATGCTTATTACTGGGATTGTTTTATGGTGGCCAAAAAACAAAGCTGCTAGAAAGCAACGTTTTTCATTCAAATGGAAAAACATCAAAAGCTGGAAAAGGAAGAACTATGACCTTCATAATGTATTAGGTTTCTATGCCTCTATTTTTGCTTTAATATTTTCTATTACCGGACTTTTCTATGCGTTCTTTGTTGTTCAGGCGATGATCTACGTAATATTTTCCGGTGGAGAAACGAAGTATCCGGATTTCTCTCACATTAAAACCAAAGCTCCGATTGAGCTGAGGACAGAAGGAACACTTGACAAAATCATCAGTACAGTAAAAGCAAAATATCCGGATTCTTACGGTTTTGCAATAGATCTTGGCCATGAACATATGGATGATCATGAGCATCCCAACTTTGAAGTTTATGTAAAGCACTTATCTTATTCTTACCACAAAAGCAGCAGTCTGATCTTTGATGAAAATTCAGGAGAATTGCTACACACTCACGATCCGAAAGACAAAAACTTTGGTGAAAAGGTGGTTAATGCCAATTATGATATTCACGTTGGAGCGATTTTAGGCCTTCCTACAAAGATTATTGCCTTCATTGTAAGTTTGATCTGTGCATCTCTTCCTGTAACCGGATTTATGATCTGGTGGGGCAGAAGAAAGAAAAAACCGGTAAAAACTGCTTAA
- a CDS encoding ROK family protein: MSLIDLSKQVALGVDIGGTNTKFGIVNHRGEVLDKGNLKTDAYDKVEDFIDALYEHVAPLMEKHGTEKHFDGIGVGAPNANYYKGTIELAPNLPWKGVIPFAELMTAKFNLPCTVTNDANAAALGEMLFGAARGMKDFIMITLGTGVGSGIIANGNLIYGHDGFAGELGHTIVKPGGRKHWSTGSEGSLEAYASATGITITAKKMRAEFPESILNQYPEDEINSKTVYECALKEDPISIEVFRYTGQKLGEALANFVMFSSPEAILLFGGVIKAGDFILKPAKLHMERNLLPIFRNKVKLVFSELNEADAAILGASALVWEK, from the coding sequence ATGTCATTAATAGATTTATCAAAACAAGTTGCCCTGGGAGTTGATATCGGTGGGACAAATACCAAATTTGGAATTGTAAACCATCGTGGCGAGGTTCTGGATAAAGGAAACCTGAAAACCGATGCCTATGACAAAGTAGAAGATTTTATCGATGCTTTATATGAACATGTAGCTCCTTTAATGGAAAAGCATGGTACTGAAAAGCACTTCGACGGAATTGGTGTAGGCGCACCGAATGCTAATTATTATAAAGGAACCATTGAGCTTGCCCCTAATCTGCCATGGAAAGGTGTAATTCCTTTTGCAGAACTGATGACTGCCAAGTTCAATTTACCTTGTACCGTCACCAATGATGCCAATGCGGCAGCTTTGGGTGAAATGCTTTTCGGAGCGGCAAGAGGAATGAAAGATTTTATCATGATTACCCTGGGAACAGGTGTTGGAAGCGGAATTATTGCCAACGGAAACTTAATCTACGGACATGATGGTTTTGCAGGAGAGCTTGGTCATACAATCGTAAAACCAGGCGGAAGAAAGCACTGGAGTACCGGATCAGAAGGAAGTCTGGAAGCTTATGCCTCTGCTACCGGAATTACCATTACAGCCAAGAAAATGAGAGCAGAATTTCCTGAATCGATCCTGAATCAGTATCCTGAAGATGAAATTAATTCTAAGACAGTATACGAATGTGCCTTAAAGGAGGATCCTATTTCTATCGAGGTTTTCAGGTATACGGGACAAAAATTAGGTGAAGCATTGGCTAATTTTGTCATGTTTTCATCACCGGAAGCTATTCTTTTATTTGGTGGGGTTATCAAAGCAGGAGACTTTATTTTAAAACCGGCAAAACTTCACATGGAAAGAAACCTTCTTCCTATTTTCAGAAATAAAGTAAAATTGGTATTCAGTGAACTTAACGAAGCAGATGCAGCCATCCTTGGCGCCAGTGCTCTGGTTTGGGAAAAATAA
- the msrA gene encoding peptide-methionine (S)-S-oxide reductase MsrA, with translation MDNNNLEQITFGGGCFWCVESCFNMLKGVESAVSGYSGGHKDNPTYEEVCTGETGHAEVVQITYNPSIISYEQLMDVFFFLHDPTQLNRQGNDIGTQYRSVIYYKDDTEKAKAEEAIKTSQQSERWAGTYVTELSPFDTFWPAEQYHQGYYNENPTQPYCSAVVGPKIQKFKKHFGELGMLDAE, from the coding sequence ATGGATAACAATAATTTAGAACAAATTACTTTCGGTGGTGGATGTTTCTGGTGTGTAGAAAGTTGTTTCAACATGCTGAAAGGTGTTGAATCGGCTGTTTCAGGATATTCAGGAGGACATAAGGATAATCCGACCTATGAAGAAGTATGTACCGGTGAAACAGGGCACGCTGAGGTTGTACAAATTACTTACAATCCTTCAATTATCTCTTATGAACAATTGATGGATGTATTCTTTTTCCTACACGATCCTACTCAACTGAACAGACAGGGTAATGACATCGGAACACAGTATCGTTCTGTTATTTATTATAAAGACGATACTGAAAAGGCAAAAGCTGAAGAAGCGATCAAAACCTCTCAGCAATCCGAAAGATGGGCGGGAACTTATGTAACAGAATTAAGCCCGTTCGACACATTCTGGCCTGCAGAACAATACCATCAGGGATATTATAATGAAAACCCTACGCAGCCTTACTGCAGTGCAGTAGTGGGGCCTAAAATCCAGAAGTTTAAAAAGCATTTCGGGGAACTGGGAATGCTAGATGCAGAATAA